One Pochonia chlamydosporia 170 chromosome 5, whole genome shotgun sequence DNA segment encodes these proteins:
- a CDS encoding vitamin H transporter (similar to Talaromyces stipitatus ATCC 10500 XP_002484636.1) — protein sequence MTPEKDPNIDNLRHKAEPAPNTLSLTHDEEDQIRHIPGYDAALHISRADARRALLKVDLLILPFIMLCFCFLQFDRTNIGNALTDTLAKDIRVDNSDINLAQTLFTVGFVITELPFNLISRYMGPERFLPITMFLWGTVTWTQVFVKNGAGLSAVRFFIGALEGGYIPGFALYISKFYTNDELALRYALFWASNAFAGALGGPLSIGLLSLGDNSSLKGWQWLFLIEGILTCGLGVIAYLYLPHSAAQPKSFLGRSFNIFTEREASILVTRVMRNDPTKALRWGKPVKPSHILQTFLDWRLYGHLVAALLSMVMIAPMNTYAPSIIKALGFTRLQANGLNSVGSICSLVVSVSLAFSSDKTKERGIHIAVGYLIGAAGLLWLALAPGDVRKWTLYGGVVWTQMGMGSAQAISAAWLTAKMEDHKRPIALAAYVMSIQLANFPGNQLFRTQDAPRYKRGLIIAASCTIAATVVILVWKLLYRLFDGGDGGVERKQALAEEPEQD from the exons ATGACACCGGAAAAGGACCCGAATATAGACAATCTGCGCCACAAGGCTGAACCCGCTCCCAACACACTCTCCCTCACGCacgatgaagaagaccaaaTCCGCCATATCCCAGGCTACGATGCGGCGCTTCACATCTCCCGCGCCGACGCCCGACGCGCTCTACTCAAAGTAGACCTGCTCATCCTGCCGTTCATCAtgctctgcttctgcttcctgCAGTTCGACCGCACCAACATCGGGAATGCGCTGACCGACACGCTCGCCAAGGATATCCGCGTGGACAACTCGGACATCAATCTGGCCCAGACGCTCTTCACGGTGGGCTTCGTGATTACCGAGCTGCCGTTCAACCTGATTAGTCGGTACATGGGGCCCGAGCGGTTCCTCCCTATCACGATGTTCCTCTGGGGCACCGTGACCTGGACACAGGTGTTTGTTAAGAATGGCGCGGGGCTGAGTGCCGTGCGGTTTTTCATCGGCGCATTGGAGGGGGGGTACATCCCTGGTTTTGCGCTGTACATTTCCAAGTTTTATACGAATGATGAGTTGGCGTTGCGGTATGCGCTGTTTTGGGCGTCGAATGCGTTTGCTGGTGCGTTGGGGGGCCCGTTGAGCATTGGGCTTTTGTCGTTGGGGGATAACTCGAGTTTGAAGGGTTGGCAATGGTTATTTCTAATTG AGGGTATTCTCACATGTGGCCTGGGCGTTATCGCATATTTATATCTCCCCCACAGCGCCGCACAGCCAAAATCCTTCCTCGGCAGGTCCTTCAACATATTCACAGAGCGAGAAGCCTCCATTTTGGTGACGCGCGTGATGCGCAATGACCCAACCAAGGCGCTCCGCTGGGGTAAACCCGTCAAGCCGTCGCACATTCTACAGACGTTTCTGGACTGGCGGCTCTACGGCCATCTTGTCGCCGCTCTGCTATCCATGGTGATGATTGCGCCAATGAACACCTACGCCCCGTCGATTATCAAGGCCCTCGGCTTCACGAGGCTGCAAGCCAATGGCCTTAATTCCGTGGGAAGCATCTGCTCGCTCGTGGTGTCTGTCTCTCTCGCATTCAGCAgcgacaagaccaaagagCGAGGAATTCACATCGCAGTCGGGTATTTAATTGGTGCTGCTGGACTTCtctggctggctttggcGCCAGGCGATGTTCGAAAGTGGACTCTTTACG GGGGCGTGGTATGGACACAAATGGGAATGGGCTCAGCACAAGCCATCAGCGCCGCATGGCTAACGGCCAAAATGGAAGATCATAAACGGCCCATTGCCCTGGCCGCCTACGTGATGAGCATCCAACTGGCCAATTTTCCAGGCAACCAGCTCTTCCGAACACAAG ATGCCCCGCGGTATAAACGCGGTCTTATAATCGCCGCGTCGTGCACCATTGCCGCAACAGTCGTCATTTTAGTATGGAAGCTTTTGTATAGATTGTTTGATGGAGGTGACGGGGGCGTGGAGAGGAAGCAGGCTCTGGCTGAGGAGCCTGAGCAGGACTGA
- a CDS encoding arylsulfotransferase (ASST) domain-containing protein, translating into MEQNTLKRRGVGLIGVDKQKSFGGYTLFCPMTSDVAHLIDIDGKEVHSWKLPGRIGRHARILPNGNLAVNTLRPSPENKTKDGGPFPFPFFNKYGGGIMSELDPEGNIVRQFIDPFGHHDQLHLGDGRILYASLEALTPEQSAQVIGGVPGSEIDGITYADMINEVDAQGNLVWQWKVSERLPRDEFPLQPHYTREHYPLINSVLPLRDGKHVLASLRSVSAVIIIEKATGNIVWKLGSDVLAQQHNATELDNGNILIFDNGTFREGESITYSRAIEVDRATKKIVWEYRDRSSPICFFTPFMGSAQRLANGNTFLCESAFGRLFEVTQDGYICWEYLNPHFAEYPDEETAKIFPGESNALFRAYRYGLDEIPWLKAKLEKSGAS; encoded by the coding sequence ATGGAGCAAAATACCCTCAAGCGCAGAGGCGTCGGCCTCATCGGCGTCGACAAGCAAAAGTCCTTTGGCGGATATACTCTCTTCTGCCCCATGACCAGCGACGTCGCTCATCTcatcgacattgacggcaaggagGTTCACTCGTGGAAACTACCCGGCCGAATTGGTCGGCATGCTAGAATCTTGCCCAACGGTAACCTGGCAGTCAATACTCTTCGCCCATCTCCTGaaaacaagaccaaagatGGCGGGCCtttccccttccccttcttcaacaagtaTGGCGGCGGAATCATGTCAGAGCTCGACCCGGAAGGGAATATTGTTCGCCAATTCATCGACCCTTTCGGCCACCATGATCAGCTCCATCTGGGGGATGGGCGTATACTGTACGCCAGTCTCGAGGCCCTCACACCCGAGCAATCTGCCCAGGTTATCGGCGGTGTTCCTGGTTCCGAAATCGACGGCATCACCTACGCAGACATGATCAACGAAGTAGACGCCCAAGGCAACTTGGTCTGGCAGTGGAAGGTCTCAGAGCGACTCCCACGGGATGAGTTTCCCCTGCAGCCGCACTACACTCGTGAGCACTACCCACTCATCAATTCTGTCCTGCCCCTCCGTGACGGCAAGCACGTTCTCGCCTCTTTGCGCTCCGTCTCGGCGGTCATCATCATCGAAAAAGCCACCGGAAATATTGTGTGGAAACTAGGTTCCGATGTTCTCGCTCAGCAGCACAACGCCACTGAACTGGACAACGGCAACATTCTCATCTTCGACAATGGCACCTTCCGCGAGGGCGAGTCGATTACATACTCCCGCGCAATAGAAGTTGATCGCGCAACCAAGAAGATTGTCTGGGAGTATAGGGACCGTTCATCGCCCATCTGCTTCTTCACACCATTCATGGGGAGTGCCCAGCGACTGGCAAACGGGAACACATTCCTGTGTGAAAGTGCTTTTGGTCGCTTGTTTGAAGTCACCCAGGACGGTTACATCTGCTGGGAATATTTGAATCCCCATTTTGCAGAATATCCAGACGAGGAGACGGCCAAGATCTTCCCTGGGGAATCAAATGCCCTGTTCCGAGCGTACAGGTACGGGTTGGATGAGATCCCGTGGTTGAAggccaagctggagaagagtgGTGCAAGTTAG